The sequence below is a genomic window from Dermacentor albipictus isolate Rhodes 1998 colony chromosome 2, USDA_Dalb.pri_finalv2, whole genome shotgun sequence.
aaagaaaacgaagcaataaatgcatctttgcttgcttacggggctatgagccactcctgatgatgatattttttgtctcactggactagacgccgcttttttcgggtatgTACTATTGAAACGGGCCCCTTAAGGATTTCGCCTTAGTAAAATGCAATTATAAATGTACTTTTTTCGGAACGCAGACGTTAGCCGCCCACAATAGTCTTTCATTACATTGCAAACATTAGGGCGGCTGTACTCCAACCTGAAAACTCAAAAGGAAAGCAGTACGGGCACATTCATGCTGAGGCCGAGCTTCCTTATAGGATCCTTTAGAAACCATTTTCTTATGGAGGAAGATCGCCCGTAAGCGAGCAGAAAGTGGTATGTTGCACCCGGTTCACATCACTCTATACAACAAGGAGACACTGCCAGGGTAAACTTGTGTAGAcagattttgttttattttctcttctattattTTATTGCAGCGCGGCGCCCTTCCTGTAGCGATATTGCTGGTCTGCGCGGTAATTTCCATATCTTCCTTGCTGCTGCATGTTAGAAAAATATTACAGTAGAACCCATCTCATGGTGACTGTCAACGGTAAAGCGATTAGCATTAGAACAATGTGTAGCAATACAGTGTATTTCTGAAGTAGCGTTTGTTTAATATCTCTAATTGTCTTTCTGAGACTTACGTCTCTTCGGCTATATGCTACATACTCGGGtatcgtcccactttgctatgacacTTGTTTGCTAAGGTTGCTCACGAGCACGATGGCATGTCGGCAGCTGTATctcagtgacgacgatggaatgtcGAGGAAGGAATGGCGTCGATGGAAGGACAAAGATGGTATGACCAGTGTGACGACAAAAGGAAGCAATTGAAAAAGTGTAGTTTCTCTACGCGCAAAACACGACTGGCCGTTGGCTGAAGAATGCCAGAACAACAAGTAACCGACAGCAGAAGTATATTACTTTTTTGCTTCGGCGCGAAGGAAAATGGACATTCGTATTGTCGGCGTTATTCTTTTTCAAAATAATGCACTAAAACCTTGCAGAAGTAACTTCTGCAACAATGAATGAAGTGCCATTGCAGTTCACATCGTCCCGAGCCGTGGTGTAGTAGCTTTTAGGAAACAATGCAATACAATgacaatatatttatatatttcgTGGCACATTTTTAAGACGCCTATATCGAGTGACGGTGGTAAAACATTTACAACTCGTGTTGTCACCCACATTTTCCTTCCTACTAAGTGTTTTCTTCTTGCTTCAAGCGCTGCCTTTGTTGTTATCACTGCACAGTTGCTCTCTTCCATCTTGTTTCTCTCATTTGATCTCATAGTACTCCTTTGCAAACTAACCGTCTACTATCTCTGGTTTGCGAGGTGTGCTTGATGCCTATTTTGACAAATTTTCCTTCCTGTATCTAATATAAACAACTATGCACTCTTCGCAGCATCGCTTTTGATGTGGTCGAAGCCGGTCCCCCTGTGAATGACTTTGGTCAAGATGATCTCGCTGAAGATGCAGCAGGTGACCATCAGGAAGCACCTGTAAACCCACCGGCAGTACCCCCAAACCCACCAGATGTCCCTGTGAACCCACCAGGAGCACTACCAAACCCACCAGACGTTCCTGCAAATTTACCGGAAGCGCCTCCTATAAACAAATCAGCTACTGTGCTTCAGTACCAGCAAACAAAATGTCAAGCGGTTATATATGGGGCGGTTTGCTGTACAATCTGTGGTCTCTTTTCCCTTACCTTCCTCGGCACACCGGGACCTCGAGCAACAGCTCCTACCCCGACCATCCTTCTTCAGCAACCGTGGAATCCCTGGCCTGTTCGTGTTGACGATCTCTTAGTCCCTCGAATCATGGTGTGGATCGGCCGATCTTCTGAGCCGGCGGCAGATCCACGCGTCGTCAAGCCAGCGACCGTTATGGCGGGGCCGAGAGCCTCCATTTCTAACCAGAAAAGGATCGCGTGCCGTTTAATCGACCACAGGGATGACGACCTGCTGGAGCATGAGTGCACAGTGACGTACGACCAGCGCCTCGTGATGGAAAGCGACGCCATCGTATTTCCTGCCGACAGCGTGAACATTAATTTTCTTCCCACTCAGCGTGCCATTCCCCAGTTGTGGGTATTGTGGGCGCGCAAGGCTCCTGCGCTTGACATCGGTGCTTTGGCCGAAGGTCACTTTGGGAAACGGGAATCATCCTCGAGTAATTCTGATGAGTCACTCGCACTTTTCAACTGGACTATGGGCAGTCGAGAAGACGCCCACGTCAACGTTAAATACAAGTCTTTTCGTCCTCGCTCCCCGGCCGCCCACCACTCGCCGTTGCCCCCTGGAAGACTCAATGCTAGCGAGAGGTCGGCTATGCTTAAGACAAGAGGGGACGCTGCCTGGATCGCTGCCGACTGTGAACAGGAAATGTTCGAGGAAGAACGGCAGAAGTGGATGGTGTCAGTGAACGACTGTAGTGTACACAATTGCGTATTCACGTATGTCGCGAGGTCCCTCGAAATGCACGTGATGCCAAGCTGCGGTGCCAGTTATTGCGAGTCGCTGGCGGACTGCGTCGCGTACGTTGCCAGGCACTTCAATTTCATCATAGTCACGGAGACGCCAGCCTGCTTCCAGAGCGCCGACGAGCTCATATATGAGGCATTCAAGCACGACTTAGTTCCCATCATGATAAAGCCGTTGCCTTCATACTTACACATGCTCAGGCGAggtcgtgcgcctgtatcgcagGAGTTGAGGCGCCAGTTGCCACCCCATTCTGTGGTGAGCGGGGCGGAAATGCGTCCCGGCCACCTAAGCGATTATCTTCGCTACCTGCTGAACCATCCTGCCGCCTACGAGGAATACTTCGCTTGGAAACGCAACTTTACCGTGACCACACTCGACGATGACCTGTGCCCAATGTGCGTTGCTCTGCACGACCTTCACAAGGGGAAAGTTCCGACAGGCCGGGACgttcgtgagtggtggcgccTTCGCGCTAAGTGCGGTGATGGTAGTTTGTAGGATGACAACGAGTACCAGCTCAAGTGGCCATGAACTCCTGTGGTAGGCCAGTTCTTCCGACTGCAATTTATTGTGTGATATCCTCGCAGGCGTTCTCATTTGGAACTCTGTATGGAAGTACTCTGCTCAATTACATGGTGATTCGTGTTCAACATATTCAAGACCAACCCAGAGCTAAGTAAGTTAGGATTTTGTGGACATTCCTGTATGCAAAGTTCGAAATTCGGCAGCAGCGCATTGAAGTGTGCACACGCTAAAGACAATTCTGCATCCTTTGCAGCCATCTCAAGAAGCAGCCGGGataatcagcgctacaggcaagATCTGCGACCGTCAAGGCTCTACCACGTGACGAAGATAGCTGGGGGCGTCGCTGTACCTTCCCGACGGCGGACGGCTTAAATACGGTCCCACTGAGCCCAGGCGtccagttcggcagcagcgcattGAAGTGTGCACACGCTAAAGACAATTCTGCATCCTTTGCAGCCATCTCAAGAAGCAGCCGGGataatcagcgctacaggcaagATCTGCGACCGTCAAGGCTCTACCACGTGACGAAGATAGCTGGGGGCGTCGCTGTACCTTCCCGACGGCGGACGGCTTAAATACGGTCCCACTGAGCCCAGGCGtccagttcggcagcagcgcattGAAGTGTGCACACGCTAAAGACAATTCTGCATCCTTTGCAGGTGAGGAATCAGTGTCGATTTGCTTCGAAATCGTCTTTGCTACTCTGCGCTGCTGCCGAACACacctgttgtcgttgtcttttTTTGTATGAAAGCGATTAAGTTGATACCTGTGCTATCGTACAATGACGCCggggaaagggaaagagggggaaagTGATGTAGCAGCCTTGATTGCAGAATTTAAGCGGGAAATGCGTGCTGAACTCAGGGAACTGAGAAAGTCTGTTCAGCACTGCAGTGACACGTGTGACGATGTCAAAGACGTGACCCGGGATCTAAAGGCGCTAAGAGATGAATTAAAAAGCTTGGTATCTGAGAATCAACAACTTAAAACTGAAAACAAACAGTTAACTCTGAAATTACAAGAGTTGGAACAATATCAAAGAAGTAACAACCTTGAGATAAAGGGTGTTCCGGACGAGTGCGACTCTTTAGTAGCCGTTCGAAAAATCTGTGAAATAGTCAGAGAGGCAGTTGACGAGAGGGACATTGATATATGCCATAGAGTTCCAACTGCGAACTCAACAACCAAGAACATTGTTGTTCGTTTTGTCAGGCGTGCTAAGAGAGACTCGATATTAGCCAAGGCTAAGAAAATGAGAATTGCCGCAAAAGACGTTGGCCTGGCTGGTGTTAACAGTGCGATTTTTGTCAATGAACATTTGACACGCCACAACAAGCAGCTGCTTGGAGCAACAGTGGCAAAGAAGAAAGAGCTCAAATGGAAGTTTGTGTGGACAGCAGGTGGCAAGATCCTAGCAAGGAAAAACGAAGATAGTCCTGTCCTGCGAATCACTTCTTCCGATGACCTTGCCAAAATGAACTAAAGATTGTATCCGCTAATTATaaacttgctttctttttactATAGATGAGCACGTGTGATGTCTACACAGCAGAAGTATTTAACACCGCATTTAAGACCAAGCAAAGTAACTTCTCTCTGATTCATTTCAACACCAGAAGCATAAAAAACAAGCTTGACAGCCTACAAATTTTCTTTGAGTCTCTCGTTCTGAGATTTGACGTAATTGTTCTTACGGAGACTTGGCTGACGATTACCGATGATACACCCGACATTAATAATTACACCTGCATACGCTTGGACCGCGTAGGGAAAAGAGGAGGGGGCGTGGCGGTATATATCAGTCATAGCTATGCTTACACCATTATTGAGGAATACACAATTACAAATGCAAATGTTGAATGCTTAGTTATAAAAACATCTCAATTTCAGCTTGCTGCCATATATAGGCAACCAGCTGGTTCTAAACGCGAGTTCTTAGATTTTCTTGAGCAATTGATGCAGGTTTTTCAGACAAACAAGttacctttttttgttgttggtgatATAAATATAAACACAGCTAGTAATGACCAGTACGCGATGAATTACAAGAGCCTGATTATGTCATACGGATGTGAAAATTTGATTTCGGTTCCCACACGCATTGGCCCTAAAACAGCTACAGCCATAGACATCTGTGTTACGAATATCAGTGTATCAGAATTAATAGGTGGAGTGATAGTTTGCGATATAAGTGATCATCTACCCGTGTTCTGCGTTACTGATCAGTTCACACGCAGACATCTCGAAGTAAGCAAATATCGAGTGATAAACGACAAATCGcttgaaaaatttttttcgttAGTGGAGGCCATAAATTGGTCTAGCGTGTATGACTGCAGTGATCCTAATGATGCTTACAAGGAATTCTACAAGAAGTTAAAAGTAAGCTATGATGACGCGTTTCCTTTACAATGTGGccgaaagaataaaaaagcaATAAGAAAACCTTGGATTAACCTTGCACTATACAGAAGAATAAGAGAAAAAACGCGATGTATCACACTTTTATTAGTACGCGCGATGTAAACCAATTTAAGGAGTTCAAGAAGCTTCGAAATAAGCTAACTTCAGatctaaagaaagcaaaagaaaattattatGAAAGTTTGTTTCTTCGCCATCAAACTAATGTAAAAAAGATATGGGAAACAGTAAACGGATTGACAAGCAGAAAGAATGCCATAACCAGCGTACAAGAGATTGAGATCAATGGAAATGCGATAACAGGCCAGTGTTTGGCTAACACATTCAATGAGTACTTTATACAGTCAGGAAAGGCAGATACCGCAATTTTAGGTAGTCAACAACCAACAAGACACATCAGTTCTTTACCAAATTCGTTTGTTTTGTATCACGTCTCCCCGCAAGAGACTGAAGAGTTAATTAATAGAATAAAGAATGTCGCCGCTGGTTATGACGAATTTAGGGCTGAGCCAGTGAAGTATGTTTCCAAGTTGCTAAAAAACGTTCTCACCTATATTATTAACCTAATGTTCGATACTGGTATCTTCCCTGACCAACTGAAAATAGCAAGGGTTGTTCCGATACACAAATCCGGAGACAAAAACGCCCTTACAAATTATCGGCCAATATCGGTATTACCTGTTTTATCAAAAGTCTTTGAGTGGGCAATTAATGATCGCGTAACAAAGTTCTTAGAGAAATATAATATCATATCTAGTTCGCAATTCGGATTTCAAAAACACAAGTCAACTGAACAGGCACTACTTCGTGCAAAGGAGAAAATTATTCAAGGTATTGAAAATAAGGATTTTACTTTAGGTCTCTTTCTAGATTtgcggaaagcatttgattcggtgAATCATGATATTCTACTTTTAAAACTGCAGTGTTATGGAATACGTGCCATGTCATTGAAATTAATAACCAGCTACCTTGAGAAACGCTTCCAATTTACAGATGTTAATAATTATTCCTCGACGTCGTTAAATGTAACAAATGGAGTACCCCAAGGATCAGTATTAGGTCCTACCCTGTTTttgttatacattaatgacataacTCAGATTGACATCACCCTTGATATAGTAATGTTTGCGGACGATACTAACGTATTTTTTACTTCACGGACAAAACGTGAACTTCAAGAAAAGACTAATCATTATCTACAAAACCTATCCAAATGGCTAAATGATAATTGTCTACAATTAAATGCCTCTAAAACTAAATACATCGTTTTTTCCACTCCAAATAAACGCGACCAACATGACATGCATATTACGTATAGAACCGAGATTATTCAGCAAACACCTGAGCAAAAATTCCTAGGTGTTTGGTTCCAAGAGTCTTTGGTATGGTCATGTCACGTCGACCATTTGGTAGTCGATATAGCTCGATCAATAGGATGTATTAGAAAGATTTCTACATTAATACCTCTTCGGCTAAAAAAAAACTCTTTATTACACTCTAGTATATTCTAAGATTGCCTACTGTTCGCTAGTATGGGGCACCACCACTCAGCGCAACTATAATAGATTAACGGTACTACAAAAGCGCGTGCTACGTATATTTGAAAATTATGCAGGAGATATGCGTGACTTACCTACCAGGGAGTTATTTCTGAAACACAACATGCTTATGGCCAATCAAATTTATCTCTATAAATTAGTGCAACATATGCACACAACAAACATATACAAAGACTGTGATATGGTAGTTGAACATAAGTACGGGTTTAGGCAGCATAGGAGGACGCTTCCGAAGATTAGGACAAATTACGGGAAACAATCGGTAACGTATCAAGCtatacagattctaaataaacaGAAAGACATAATAAATTGGGCAGACAGCCGTGGTAAACTTAAAAGAATGTACAAAACGTTCCTTGTCAGAACAGGATGTGTATTGTAGACTGTTTTGCATTACTTTCTACTATGACCATGACattcctgattttctttttttttctgttttgtcagCACAATGTACTGGTGTATATAGTCGTTATCTACATATCTGTAACAGGATAAAGGGTCTCCTAGCTATATAACACATGAATCCTGTGTGACCTTTTCTATATGTATATCTATCTGCGTGATctatgtacacatgtatgcattTCATACTTCTTATCTGATATATTAGAAGTCACTTTCTTTCCTTCATCGGCTGTACATTGAGTGcaactgtaattttaatataatgtgcacgttactgtatatgttattgtacgcgtaaacgctgtatgaactgaacgggggcaggggcccagtcaggctatttcagcctttagtctctgtctccgcaggaaataccctgaaataaagcgattttgatttgatttgatttgatttgaaatgCCATGCTCAGTTTTGTGAGCTTTCGCAAACTCATACTCCTTCCTCATAGGAACGGCTGACTCTCGCAGATGCGACCGCTGTAACTGTGAGGTGTGAGGAGAGTATCGAGGGTACCCTCTGCTGCCACTGCACCGTTTTCACTTCCAACGCCTGTTTTTTCGGAGCGCACTCAGCGAAATGAGTGGTCAACCCTTTAAGAGGCAAATATTATGGGGACCTTTTGGCCTCATCAATCACAAACCCATAATGGTACGCTTCCTCATGTGTCTCTTCTAAAATCAGCGGGCCTGAAAAGACGTTCCTGAAGACTGAACGCCTACTACTGTGCGAGTGAACTATCTCTCTCCTTCGCCTCTTCTCTTTCAAAAGCAATGCTTTTCGTTGCGAACCTCACCGAGTTTCGTGACCGTGGTTGCGGCCTGGCTGTTGTTCTCTTGCCCGATAGGCCAACCTATCACTGCGGAGCATGTGCGCCGCTGGGTTCTTTGCACCATCACCAGATGACGCTCACCTCCGCGCATtcgtggcagcagcggcaccgattgtgcggaggaaagaaaaaaaagaacgagaaaggtGTATATTTTAATTTTATTCCCTCTcacccgtgcagggtagcaatcCGCACGTCCATGTGGtcaacctccttgcctttctttccttttcttctatcTCTATTTTTGAACTCTCAAAATATACTGCGGCTAGCGCTGAAGGCAGCGCGTGAACTGAAATTTTCGTAAGGCAGGTGGCTACTTTCATTGCCCAGTGCAACCAATATTGGATAAGGAAGCAGTATGTTTTATTTTCCGCTTACACTCGTCTTCTTTGTCATAAAAGCTACAAAGTACGAAGCTCAGGTAGAGTAAATACTGGCAATGCGCATGTGACGCTAGAATGGTTTGTCTCTTGCAACAGGCCAACGAGCCCGTACCAAGTATTTTTTTATGGAAGTTACGATAACGCCGTGTGGAGTCCGCACAATCCGCACTGCAGGAGTCGGCAAGCGCGCCAGCATTCGTGGGAATTGaagaatctatctatctatctatctatctatctatctatctatctatctatctatctatctatctatctatctatctatctatctatctatctatctatctatctatctatctatctatctatctatctatctatctatctatctatctatctatctatctatctatctatctatctatctatctatctatctatctatctatctatctatctatctatctatctatctatctatctatctatctatctatctatctatctatctatctatctatctatctatctatctatctatctatctatctatctatctatctatctatctatctatctatctatctatctatctatctatctatctatctatctatctatctatctatctatctatctatctatctatctatctatctatctatc
It includes:
- the LOC135901869 gene encoding uncharacterized protein, with amino-acid sequence MGPCPAVREAPIKSIIAFDVVEAGPPVNDFGQDDLAEDAAGDHQEAPVNPPAVPPNPPDVPVNPPGALPNPPDVPANLPEAPPINKSATVLQYQQTKCQAVIYGAVCCTICGLFSLTFLGTPGPRATAPTPTILLQQPWNPWPVRVDDLLVPRIMVWIGRSSEPAADPRVVKPATVMAGPRASISNQKRIACRLIDHRDDDLLEHECTVTYDQRLVMESDAIVFPADSVNINFLPTQRAIPQLWVLWARKAPALDIGALAEGHFGKRESSSSNSDESLALFNWTMGSREDAHVNVKYKSFRPRSPAAHHSPLPPGRLNASERSAMLKTRGDAAWIAADCEQEMFEEERQKWMVSVNDCSVHNCVFTYVARSLEMHVMPSCGASYCESLADCVAYVARHFNFIIVTETPACFQSADELIYEAFKHDLVPIMIKPLPSYLHMLRRGRAPVSQELRRQLPPHSVVSGAEMRPGHLSDYLRYLLNHPAAYEEYFAWKRNFTVTTLDDDLCPMCVALHDLHKGKVPTGRDVREWWRLRAKCGDGSL